A window of the Henckelia pumila isolate YLH828 chromosome 3, ASM3356847v2, whole genome shotgun sequence genome harbors these coding sequences:
- the LOC140890020 gene encoding protein DOG1-like 1 yields MTLNFHAFHNTWIDQLWQLHLQLRHAPPTLSAEEHHHQLLHLVQRSLSHYHEYYRVKSLSARSDDVLSLFSAPWTSALERSLHWIGGWRPTVAFHLIYSESSILFESHVVDILRGRRTGDLGDLSPAQFRRVSELQCDTVRQENDITDDLSDWQDGANYLAGTYEDIDRRMERLAGILVRADELRLKTIKNLVELLTPKQAAEFFIAAAELHFGIRGWGLEHDHRRSTVRQ; encoded by the exons ATGACTTTAAATTTCCACGCCTTCCACAACACCTGGATCGACCAGCTCTGGCAGCTTCACCTCCAGCTCCGCCATGCCCCGCCCACCCTCTCCGCGGAGGAGCACCACCACCAGCTACTCCATCTGGTTCAGAGATCCCTGTCTCACTACCACGAATACTACCGAGTCAAGTCTTTGTCCGCCAGGAGCGACGACGTTTTGTCTCTCTTTTCTGCGCCGTGGACCTCCGCCCTCGAGAGGTCGCTCCATTGGATAGGTGGGTGGCGCCCCACCGTCGCCTTCCACCTCATCTACTCTGAGTCTAGCATTCTTTTCGAGTCCCATGTGGTCGACATTCTCCGCGGCCGCCGTACCGGAGACCTAGGTGACCTTTCTCCGGCTCAATTCCGCCGTGTGAGCGAGCTTCAATGCGACACCGTGCGACAAGAGAACGATATAACCGATGACCTCTCCGATTGGCAG GATGGTGCGAATTATTTGGCCGGAACGTACGAAGACATCGACCGGAGAATGGAAAGGCTGGCCGGAATTTTGGTGAGGGCGGATGAGCTACGGCTGAAGACTATCAAGAACTTGGTGGAGCTGCTGACGCCGAAGCAGGCGGCGGAGTTCTTCATCGCCGCCGCGGAGCTCCACTTTGGGATTCGTGGATGGGGTTTAGAACATGATCATCGTCGTTCAACGGTTAGGCAATAA